One region of Bdellovibrio bacteriovorus genomic DNA includes:
- a CDS encoding alkaline phosphatase D family protein: MQLRYFFAVSIIGSLLLLNLSCAEKSQAPESMNLKLLRMQAEANYQTDIVQNPASVKNVQRVALVSGIDQSADQSFWNSIASHKPDLVIATGNTVHSTKAFEKPLLSQYKKLDESEDYRKIRQSIPFIATWDELDFGLRHGDSSFQSKNESRDAFLKYWNYIPKLQPKSAKGVEHSIILGPAGKRVQIIVLDTRYYATPWTENGSDGKFKKNWSKSASLLGAQQWSWLANELRKDSDFKVIVSSLQLAANTDEGERWGLYPHDRQKLFDTIRNAGAKKVVVVSGNRNFGALGKVDMENYGPLYDLTVGPFNESVMNAEKDRHYIGEPVASENFGMLEWDWKRQTLYLKIFDRNNKLAKDLRINI; the protein is encoded by the coding sequence ATGCAACTGAGATATTTCTTCGCTGTTTCCATTATTGGTTCTTTGCTGCTTTTAAATCTTTCCTGTGCAGAAAAAAGTCAGGCTCCAGAATCGATGAATTTGAAGCTTCTAAGAATGCAAGCAGAAGCAAACTATCAGACTGATATCGTGCAAAACCCTGCTTCAGTGAAGAACGTTCAAAGAGTTGCCTTGGTTTCAGGTATTGATCAATCTGCTGATCAAAGTTTTTGGAACTCCATTGCGTCTCACAAACCCGATTTGGTCATCGCAACAGGAAACACCGTTCATTCTACGAAAGCTTTCGAAAAACCTTTGCTTTCCCAATACAAAAAATTAGATGAAAGCGAAGATTACCGCAAAATCCGTCAAAGCATTCCATTCATTGCAACGTGGGATGAGCTTGATTTCGGACTACGGCATGGAGACTCTTCTTTTCAAAGTAAGAACGAAAGCCGTGATGCTTTTCTTAAGTACTGGAATTACATTCCGAAGCTTCAACCAAAATCTGCAAAAGGTGTAGAACACTCTATCATCTTAGGCCCTGCTGGAAAACGTGTGCAAATCATCGTGCTCGACACTCGTTACTATGCAACACCTTGGACCGAAAACGGTTCTGATGGAAAGTTCAAAAAGAATTGGTCTAAATCCGCAAGTTTGTTGGGTGCGCAACAATGGAGTTGGTTAGCGAACGAGCTTAGAAAAGATTCCGACTTCAAAGTGATTGTTTCATCCCTTCAACTTGCCGCAAACACCGATGAAGGAGAGCGCTGGGGACTTTATCCTCACGATCGCCAAAAACTTTTTGATACGATTCGCAATGCCGGAGCCAAAAAAGTCGTTGTCGTCAGCGGCAACCGCAACTTCGGTGCTTTAGGTAAAGTCGATATGGAAAACTACGGTCCTCTTTATGATTTAACTGTCGGGCCTTTCAATGAGTCAGTCATGAATGCAGAAAAAGATCGTCATTACATCGGTGAGCCCGTTGCTTCCGAAAATTTTGGAATGTTGGAATGGGATTGGAAACGTCAGACACTTTACCTAAAAATCTTCGACCGCAATAACAAGCTCGCTAAAGACCTTCGTATCAATATTTAA
- the trhA gene encoding PAQR family membrane homeostasis protein TrhA — protein MKVLPQVQDGERFNTFSHALGAFLALLGSVLLIGLAASKQDTWRLFSFSVYAFTTVGLYCISTMYHGSQGQKKNFYRKLDYIGIYLKIAGNYTPYAILALRGNTGWIVLGVVWALAVLGIMWELVATSKNRNFSFALYGIMSVTVLPALKQLMDAIPPMGFAMIMAGFISYAIGVYFFFNDTKIKHGHGMWHLCVMAGTAFQYLCVLIYLT, from the coding sequence ATGAAGGTCTTACCGCAAGTTCAGGATGGGGAACGTTTCAATACTTTTTCGCACGCTCTAGGTGCTTTTCTTGCGCTTCTTGGTTCTGTTCTTTTAATCGGACTTGCGGCTTCAAAACAAGATACGTGGCGACTGTTTTCTTTTTCTGTGTATGCCTTTACAACCGTAGGTCTTTACTGCATTTCCACGATGTATCACGGATCCCAAGGACAAAAGAAAAACTTCTATCGCAAGCTTGATTACATCGGCATTTACCTGAAGATCGCTGGCAACTACACTCCCTACGCCATTTTAGCACTGCGTGGAAACACCGGCTGGATTGTTCTAGGTGTCGTGTGGGCATTAGCCGTGCTCGGAATTATGTGGGAACTCGTTGCAACATCGAAGAATCGCAATTTTTCTTTCGCACTCTATGGGATCATGAGTGTCACCGTTTTACCTGCATTAAAACAATTGATGGACGCAATTCCTCCAATGGGTTTTGCGATGATCATGGCGGGTTTTATTTCTTATGCTATCGGAGTTTATTTCTTTTTCAACGACACCAAAATCAAGCACGGTCACGGCATGTGGCATCTGTGTGTGATGGCTGGAACGGCCTTTCAATATCTCTGCGTATTAATCTATCTGACCTAG
- a CDS encoding cystathionine gamma-synthase: MKKTTENLGFATRAIHAGQSPDPTTGAIMTPVYLTSTYVQESPGVHKGWEYSRTHNPTRRAYENCMASLESGKYGFAFASGCAATTTILHILKGGDHVIAMDDMYGGTFRLFDKVLKHDGIDFSYTDLTKVENFEKAIKATTKMVWLETPTNPTLKLVDIKRISAIAKSKGIIVAVDNTFMSPYFQRPLELGADIVVHSATKYIGGHSDVVGGIAVTSRDDLAEKLAFLSNGMGAIQGPFDSFMCLRSLKTLPLRMKAHQENAMAIAKFLESHPKVDKVIYPGLESHPQHALAKEQMHGFGGMITFYIKGGMDSARKFLENVNVFSLAESLGGVESLIEHPAIMTHASVPAENRKALGIDDSLIRLSVGVEDLNDLLNDLKNAFDKA, encoded by the coding sequence ATGAAGAAGACAACAGAGAATTTGGGTTTTGCAACTAGAGCTATTCATGCCGGTCAATCACCGGATCCAACAACTGGCGCCATCATGACGCCTGTTTATTTGACCTCGACTTATGTACAAGAATCTCCAGGCGTACATAAAGGATGGGAGTATTCTCGTACTCACAACCCCACTCGTCGCGCTTATGAAAATTGTATGGCAAGCCTTGAAAGCGGTAAGTACGGATTTGCTTTTGCTTCAGGTTGTGCGGCGACAACAACTATTCTGCACATCCTTAAAGGCGGCGATCATGTGATTGCTATGGATGATATGTATGGCGGTACTTTCCGTCTGTTCGACAAAGTCCTTAAGCATGATGGCATCGACTTTTCTTATACGGATTTGACGAAAGTAGAAAATTTCGAAAAGGCGATCAAAGCCACTACGAAAATGGTGTGGTTAGAGACTCCGACAAATCCGACTTTGAAACTTGTCGACATCAAACGCATCTCTGCGATTGCGAAATCTAAAGGTATCATCGTTGCGGTCGATAACACGTTTATGAGCCCGTACTTCCAACGTCCTTTAGAGTTGGGCGCTGACATCGTCGTTCACTCCGCAACGAAGTATATCGGTGGCCACAGTGACGTGGTTGGCGGTATTGCGGTGACCTCTCGTGATGACCTGGCGGAAAAATTAGCTTTCTTAAGCAACGGCATGGGCGCAATCCAAGGACCTTTTGATTCGTTCATGTGCTTAAGAAGTTTGAAAACTTTGCCATTGCGTATGAAGGCCCACCAGGAAAATGCGATGGCGATCGCGAAGTTTTTGGAAAGCCATCCAAAAGTGGACAAAGTCATCTATCCAGGTCTTGAGAGCCATCCTCAACATGCTTTGGCTAAAGAGCAGATGCACGGCTTTGGCGGAATGATAACTTTCTACATCAAGGGAGGCATGGATTCTGCCCGCAAATTCCTTGAAAATGTGAATGTTTTCTCTTTGGCAGAGAGCTTGGGAGGCGTAGAAAGCCTTATCGAGCATCCAGCGATTATGACGCATGCCTCCGTTCCGGCGGAAAACCGCAAGGCTTTAGGGATCGATGATTCGTTGATTCGCCTCTCTGTAGGGGTGGAAGACTTGAACGATCTACTAAACGACTTAAAAAACGCCTTCGATAAAGCCTAG